One window of Thermacetogenium phaeum DSM 12270 genomic DNA carries:
- a CDS encoding Hsp20/alpha crystallin family protein — protein sequence MRRDPWRELASFREGINRLIDETIGRRFPFPGWSEWKPSVDVLDKGNEYVVRADLPGYNPEDIEIKVTETSVSIRGEIKEEKEIKEGDYLVRERNFGSFARTIPLSTPIKPEECRSRFKNGILEIILPKADAAKGRILEIETE from the coding sequence ATGCGCAGGGACCCCTGGCGGGAGCTGGCTTCGTTCAGGGAGGGAATCAATCGCCTCATTGACGAGACCATCGGCCGCCGTTTTCCTTTTCCCGGATGGAGTGAGTGGAAACCATCCGTCGATGTGCTGGATAAAGGAAATGAGTACGTTGTGAGAGCCGACCTGCCCGGATACAATCCTGAAGACATTGAGATCAAGGTGACTGAGACCTCTGTTTCCATTCGGGGTGAGATCAAAGAAGAGAAAGAGATAAAAGAAGGCGATTACCTGGTCCGTGAGCGCAACTTCGGCTCCTTTGCCAGGACAATTCCCCTGTCCACGCCGATTAAACCGGAGGAGTGCAGGTCGCGGTTTAAGAACGGCATTCTCGAAATAATCCTTCCGAAGGCCGATGCGGCGAAAGGGCGCATTCTGGAGATTGAAACCGAATAA
- a CDS encoding sensor histidine kinase has translation MKKGSLVLVPLLLGVGIVLLAVDFYLFWSIQFDRPLTRGAIYIIDSTILSLVLVLLFICWKVYRFEKSELSRALNSLYSEHLQELLRVVRLLRHDFANHVQVISALLQTNQIEKAKAYITSLGQRIQIPKGMLQFGIPELGALLMVKMHVADLKNISFDIEVDTDLKSLKVDPLDLNTIIGNLLDNAFEAVESGEEEQKRVVLRFFETPESYFIQTINPGYLDEEMREKIFSPGFSTKQGSNRGFGLVSAKTAVEKYGGRINVACSQREGVKFTVMFPKMVA, from the coding sequence GTGAAAAAGGGTAGCCTTGTTTTAGTTCCGCTCCTTTTGGGGGTGGGAATAGTCCTCCTGGCTGTGGACTTTTATCTTTTCTGGTCGATCCAGTTCGACAGGCCTCTCACCAGGGGAGCAATATACATCATTGATTCGACAATTTTATCATTAGTTCTGGTGCTGCTGTTCATCTGCTGGAAGGTCTATCGCTTCGAGAAAAGCGAATTGTCCCGCGCTCTCAATTCCCTTTATAGCGAACACCTGCAGGAGCTGCTTCGGGTCGTCCGACTACTGCGACATGACTTTGCCAATCACGTACAGGTTATCTCCGCTCTGCTGCAGACCAACCAGATAGAAAAGGCGAAAGCGTATATTACTTCACTCGGCCAGCGCATTCAAATTCCCAAGGGGATGCTGCAGTTTGGGATTCCGGAATTAGGAGCCCTGTTGATGGTGAAGATGCACGTTGCCGACCTGAAAAACATTTCTTTTGATATTGAAGTAGACACCGACTTGAAATCCCTCAAGGTAGATCCCCTCGATCTGAACACCATCATCGGCAATCTGCTGGATAATGCCTTCGAGGCCGTAGAAAGCGGCGAAGAGGAGCAAAAAAGGGTGGTGCTGAGGTTTTTTGAGACCCCTGAGAGTTATTTCATTCAGACGATCAACCCCGGTTATCTCGACGAAGAAATGCGGGAGAAGATCTTTTCACCCGGGTTTTCGACAAAACAGGGATCAAACAGGGGGTTTGGACTGGTTTCCGCCAAAACGGCGGTTGAGAAATACGGGGGGAGGATAAACGTTGCCTGCAGCCAAAGAGAGGGCGTCAAGTTTACCGTAATGTTTCCCAAGATGGTTGCCTGA
- a CDS encoding NifB/NifX family molybdenum-iron cluster-binding protein, whose amino-acid sequence MKIAIPSQGNSVCPHFGHCEQFLIAEVQDGKVIGKETVAAPPHEPGLLPRYLAGKGVDVVIAGGMGSRAQQLFAQQNIRVITGASGLIDDVLAAFLGGNLETGPNVCDH is encoded by the coding sequence ATGAAGATTGCCATACCATCGCAGGGTAACAGCGTCTGCCCGCACTTTGGGCACTGCGAACAATTTCTGATCGCTGAAGTGCAGGATGGAAAAGTGATCGGCAAAGAGACCGTTGCTGCTCCTCCCCACGAACCGGGGTTGCTGCCTCGTTATCTTGCCGGTAAGGGAGTTGACGTGGTGATCGCCGGAGGCATGGGTTCGCGTGCCCAACAGCTGTTCGCACAGCAGAATATTCGGGTGATCACGGGGGCCAGCGGGCTAATTGATGATGTTCTGGCGGCGTTTCTCGGGGGAAACCTGGAGACCGGACCAAATGTCTGCGACCATTAA
- a CDS encoding ATP-binding protein, producing the protein MRQLVVISGKGGTGKTTVTAAFIALAGKAVVADADVEAPNQHLLLQPEVRERRDFIGAKMAVKDAGKCDRCGRCQEHCRFQAIQEMEVDPTRCEGCGVCVAVCPTGALRLEDEVTGTLMTSETEYGPFSHALLEIGAEGSGKLVTEVRRNAESLRGEEPLLIIDGSPGIGCPVIASLSGTDLALIVTEPSVSGLHDLERILKVARHFGVNALVCINKWDLCPELSRKIESFCEDEGVEMVGKIPFDPGVLDVVKQRLPVKDLLKTRAGEALVMIWDAVNKRLFEENTFEQ; encoded by the coding sequence ATGCGCCAGCTCGTGGTAATCAGCGGAAAAGGTGGAACCGGGAAGACTACGGTTACGGCTGCCTTCATTGCCCTTGCCGGGAAGGCGGTCGTCGCCGACGCCGATGTCGAGGCTCCTAACCAGCACTTGCTGCTTCAACCGGAGGTGCGGGAAAGGCGAGACTTTATCGGGGCAAAGATGGCGGTCAAGGATGCCGGGAAGTGCGATCGCTGTGGGAGATGCCAGGAACACTGCCGGTTCCAGGCCATTCAGGAAATGGAGGTCGACCCTACGCGCTGTGAGGGGTGTGGGGTCTGCGTTGCCGTCTGCCCAACGGGAGCGCTGCGCCTGGAGGATGAAGTGACCGGCACCCTCATGACCTCGGAGACGGAGTATGGGCCGTTCTCCCATGCCCTGCTGGAAATCGGAGCTGAGGGATCGGGAAAACTGGTGACCGAGGTGCGCCGCAATGCCGAATCCCTCCGGGGAGAGGAGCCCCTGTTGATTATCGACGGATCACCCGGGATCGGCTGCCCGGTGATCGCTTCCCTGAGCGGTACCGACCTTGCCCTGATCGTGACAGAACCCTCCGTTTCCGGGCTACACGATCTGGAGCGGATCCTCAAGGTGGCACGGCACTTCGGCGTGAACGCCCTTGTGTGCATTAACAAGTGGGATCTGTGTCCGGAGCTGAGCAGAAAGATCGAGAGCTTCTGTGAGGATGAAGGTGTGGAAATGGTTGGTAAAATTCCCTTCGATCCCGGAGTGCTGGATGTCGTTAAACAGAGGCTGCCTGTTAAAGACTTGTTGAAAACCAGGGCGGGGGAGGCCCTGGTGATGATATGGGATGCTGTCAACAAGCGACTGTTTGAGGAAAACACCTTTGAACAATAA
- a CDS encoding ATP-binding protein, with amino-acid sequence MIISVLSGKGGTGKTTVAVNTAFSLAAKGEKVLLVDADVEEPNAALYLKPDLQESAGVSLLVPQIDEGRCDYCGRCSDFCQFNALAVAGSSMMTFPELCHGCGGCALVCPNQAIREVPREIGVIEKGWADGIEFWQGRLHVGEPLAVPITRALKDGLADIEDERVVIIDAPAGASCSVIEAVRDSDFALLVTEPTPFGRHDLEIALRLMQHLRLPHGVVINRAGTDNSIIAELCRERKIPVLLEIGFSAHLAELGSQGIPFSKALPYWQDKFYGMYQSLKECNSCASSW; translated from the coding sequence ATGATTATTTCCGTTTTAAGCGGCAAAGGGGGCACCGGCAAGACAACCGTTGCCGTAAACACGGCGTTTTCTCTGGCTGCCAAAGGGGAAAAGGTTCTGCTGGTGGACGCCGACGTGGAGGAACCCAATGCCGCTTTGTATCTGAAGCCTGATTTGCAGGAATCGGCGGGCGTATCTCTCTTAGTGCCGCAGATCGATGAGGGACGCTGTGACTATTGCGGTAGGTGCTCCGACTTCTGCCAGTTTAATGCTCTGGCCGTGGCCGGGAGCAGTATGATGACCTTCCCGGAGCTCTGTCACGGCTGCGGAGGATGCGCCTTGGTCTGTCCCAACCAGGCAATTAGGGAGGTTCCCAGGGAGATCGGTGTGATTGAGAAGGGCTGGGCCGACGGCATCGAGTTCTGGCAGGGACGCCTCCATGTCGGGGAACCGCTGGCGGTTCCTATAACGCGGGCGCTTAAAGATGGCCTGGCAGATATTGAGGATGAACGGGTCGTCATCATCGATGCTCCTGCCGGCGCCTCCTGCTCCGTAATTGAGGCCGTCAGAGACAGCGACTTTGCCCTGCTGGTGACCGAACCTACCCCCTTTGGGCGCCATGATTTGGAGATAGCGCTGCGGTTGATGCAGCACCTGCGGCTGCCGCACGGTGTCGTGATCAACCGCGCCGGAACGGATAACAGCATCATCGCAGAGCTGTGCCGGGAGCGGAAAATTCCGGTCCTTCTCGAGATAGGGTTCAGCGCTCACCTGGCGGAGTTGGGTTCGCAGGGGATTCCCTTTAGTAAGGCCTTGCCTTACTGGCAGGACAAATTCTACGGGATGTATCAGTCCTTAAAGGAGTGCAACTCATGCGCCAGCTCGTGGTAA
- a CDS encoding NifB/NifX family molybdenum-iron cluster-binding protein, with the protein MRIGITATGKDLESLMDPRFGRCAYFLLVDPETMECQGMENPGSTAGGGAGIQAAQAFLKSGAEVLITGQCGPNAFEVLSAGGVKVYQAPEVKVREVVELYKKGELTEIGAPGPAHRGMGRR; encoded by the coding sequence GTGAGGATCGGTATAACCGCTACCGGAAAAGACCTGGAATCATTGATGGATCCGCGCTTTGGAAGGTGTGCTTACTTTCTCCTGGTGGATCCGGAAACGATGGAGTGTCAAGGAATGGAAAACCCCGGCAGTACGGCCGGGGGCGGGGCCGGCATTCAGGCGGCACAGGCATTTTTAAAATCGGGTGCTGAGGTCTTGATAACCGGGCAGTGCGGTCCCAATGCCTTTGAGGTACTGTCTGCCGGTGGTGTTAAAGTCTACCAGGCGCCGGAAGTGAAGGTCAGGGAGGTCGTCGAGCTTTATAAAAAGGGGGAGCTGACCGAAATCGGCGCTCCGGGACCGGCACATCGAGGGATGGGACGCCGATGA
- a CDS encoding YcdB/YcdC domain-containing protein → MRRQFGWWVVLALASFLIFGSVPPALAKDVVASAGRTEKGAGITLEEAIMVAKRFVQVPDEYQNFQPGYCEGDEVFWELRWSSDNPEGGDVTARVNARTGELWGFTRWDPQPGKIRRGLPKLTRADAQEIACNFLKEALPGYFGNLQLVEDDSFPYISLRETATPSYNINFVRLQNGIPFRENSASVEVDANTGEILSFYFNWNSRLDFPKAEGVMEEERAKTLWRQNARVELIYVMQGGEDRKDATPRLVFAPGQGELMIDARTGEVLKPEDFYYGDLVGGAGGAESNAARRREAPLTPAEQAALDEMGKLIAKEKALDAARSLVGIPQGMELEGAELREEYFTGRKVWNFNWRNKKTEEGLNVRVDAVKGDVIGFRFFNPDPLQDKEPGYGEAQARKASKELLERVARGYLKELEELRVVPVPGRFPVVRSTGAPEDPRPVGFRVTARRLVKGIPFINDGVEIYYDACQGRITSYELTWSDGDFPEARGVIGREQAENVLLGRDNLTLSYCREFPTAYNTNADRPLRLVYTLDFRKAPAYVDAFSGTGLDYDFQPKDKSGQVFSDLNGLSGAGEIDLLVKARVIPVYEQKFHPQEQLIQRDFLIWLVRATGWPSAPAGTPEKEFEKAYRNALLMGILKPGEKYLPGEPLSRLTMARLAVRAIGWEEAAQLSGIWSLPGSVKGLPQEDTGYVALASGLGLLDLTGKDVDLGAGLSRSDGALAIYRLLK, encoded by the coding sequence ATGAGGCGGCAGTTCGGGTGGTGGGTTGTGCTGGCTCTGGCGTCGTTCCTGATTTTCGGGAGTGTGCCGCCGGCACTGGCGAAGGATGTGGTAGCGAGCGCGGGAAGAACGGAGAAAGGCGCTGGGATCACACTGGAAGAGGCCATCATGGTGGCGAAGCGGTTTGTGCAGGTACCGGATGAGTACCAGAATTTTCAACCAGGTTACTGTGAGGGAGACGAGGTTTTTTGGGAGCTGCGGTGGAGCAGTGATAATCCTGAAGGGGGAGATGTCACCGCCAGGGTCAATGCCAGGACCGGGGAACTCTGGGGGTTTACCCGCTGGGACCCGCAGCCGGGAAAGATAAGGCGCGGCCTTCCCAAGCTGACCCGTGCCGACGCCCAGGAGATCGCCTGTAATTTTTTGAAAGAGGCGCTTCCGGGCTATTTTGGGAATCTGCAGCTTGTTGAGGATGACAGCTTTCCCTATATCAGTCTGAGGGAGACGGCTACGCCCTCTTACAACATCAATTTTGTCCGGTTGCAGAACGGGATCCCCTTCCGGGAAAATAGTGCCAGTGTGGAAGTGGACGCCAACACCGGTGAGATCTTAAGCTTTTATTTTAACTGGAACAGCAGGCTGGATTTTCCCAAAGCGGAGGGCGTTATGGAGGAGGAACGGGCAAAAACCCTGTGGCGCCAGAACGCTCGGGTGGAACTGATTTACGTGATGCAGGGGGGAGAGGATAGAAAGGATGCCACCCCGCGTCTTGTTTTTGCTCCCGGACAGGGGGAATTGATGATCGATGCCCGAACCGGTGAGGTTCTCAAACCCGAGGATTTTTATTACGGCGATCTGGTAGGGGGTGCCGGCGGGGCGGAGTCAAACGCAGCCCGGCGCAGAGAAGCACCTCTGACGCCGGCGGAGCAGGCCGCTCTGGACGAGATGGGAAAATTGATTGCAAAAGAGAAGGCCCTCGATGCCGCCCGCTCTCTGGTTGGCATACCCCAGGGAATGGAGCTGGAAGGGGCGGAGCTCCGGGAGGAGTATTTCACAGGTCGCAAGGTCTGGAACTTCAACTGGAGGAACAAGAAGACCGAAGAAGGGCTTAACGTGCGCGTCGATGCCGTGAAAGGGGATGTTATCGGTTTCAGGTTCTTCAACCCGGACCCTCTGCAAGATAAGGAGCCCGGTTACGGCGAGGCTCAGGCCCGGAAGGCTTCAAAAGAGCTGCTGGAGAGGGTAGCCCGGGGATACCTGAAAGAACTTGAGGAGCTCCGGGTGGTGCCTGTCCCCGGCAGGTTTCCGGTTGTCAGGTCCACCGGGGCCCCGGAGGATCCCCGGCCGGTGGGCTTCAGGGTCACCGCCCGGAGACTGGTTAAAGGCATTCCCTTTATCAACGACGGGGTGGAAATCTATTACGATGCCTGCCAGGGCAGGATAACGAGCTATGAGCTCACCTGGAGCGATGGGGACTTTCCGGAGGCGCGGGGAGTTATCGGCAGGGAACAGGCGGAGAATGTCCTGCTGGGAAGGGATAATCTAACGCTGAGCTACTGCCGGGAGTTCCCCACCGCCTATAATACGAATGCGGACCGCCCGCTCCGCCTTGTCTACACCCTGGATTTCCGCAAAGCACCGGCTTATGTGGATGCCTTCAGCGGGACCGGCCTGGACTACGACTTCCAGCCCAAGGACAAGTCCGGACAGGTCTTCTCCGACCTCAACGGGCTTTCCGGTGCCGGGGAGATTGACCTGCTGGTGAAGGCGAGGGTTATCCCCGTTTACGAGCAGAAGTTTCACCCGCAGGAACAGCTTATCCAGCGTGATTTTCTGATCTGGCTGGTGCGGGCTACAGGGTGGCCCTCGGCTCCTGCCGGAACTCCGGAGAAGGAGTTTGAAAAAGCATATCGCAATGCCTTGCTCATGGGCATTCTGAAGCCTGGTGAGAAATACCTGCCCGGCGAACCTCTAAGCAGGCTCACCATGGCCAGGCTGGCCGTGCGCGCTATAGGCTGGGAGGAGGCGGCGCAGCTTTCCGGGATCTGGTCGCTTCCCGGAAGCGTCAAGGGTCTGCCCCAGGAGGACACTGGGTATGTTGCCCTGGCGTCCGGGCTTGGCCTTTTGGATCTGACCGGTAAGGATGTTGACCTGGGGGCGGGTCTTTCCCGAAGCGACGGTGCCCTGGCCATCTACAGGCTGTTAAAATAA